The window TACACTTAGAACTTTAGACTCTTAGAACCTTACACTTAGAACTTTAGACCCTTAGAACCTTACACTTAGAACTTTAGACACTTAGAACTTTAGACTCTCAGAACCTTACACTCAGAACTTTAGACACTTAGAACTTTAGACCCTTAGAACCTTACACTTAGAACTTTAGACCCTTAGAACCTTACACTCAGAACTTTAGACACTTAGAACTTTAGACTCTCAGAACCTTACACTCAGAAATTTAGACCCTTAGAACCTTACACTCAGAATTTTAGACACTTAGAACTTTAGACTCTCAGAACCTTACACTCAGAACTTTAGACCCTTAGAATCTTACACTTAGAACTTTAGACCCTTAGAACCTTACACTCAGAACTTTAGACACTTAGAACTTTAGACTCTCAGAACCTTACACTCAGAACTTTAGACACTTAGAACTTTAGACCCTTAGAACCTTATACTCAGAACTTTAGCCTGTAGAATCTTAGCCATTAGATTACTTTAGACCACTTAGAACTTGACTCTCAGAACCTATTACTAGAACTTTAGATCACTTAGGAACTCTTAGGCGCTTAGAACTTCTATACTCTATGAAGCTTTAGACCCTTAGAATCTTAATTGAACTTTTAGGACCCTTATGAACGTTACACTAGAACTTTAGACCCTTAGAACTTTAGACCCTTAGAACTTTATACTAGAACTTAGACCTCTTAGGCAATCTACTATTTAGTTGGAACTTTTAGACCCTTAGATACCTTACACTTCAGACACTTTAGACCCTTAGAACTTTAGACCCTTAGAAGCTTTATACTTCAGAACTTTAGACCCATTAGAATCTTACATTAGAACTTTTAGACCTTAGAACCTTATCAGGAACTTTAGACACTTAGAACTTTAGACTCTCAGAACCTTACACTCAGAACTTTAGACCCTTAGAACTTTAGACCCTTAGAACTTTAGACCCTTAGAACCTTACACTCAGAACTTTAGACACTTAGAACTTTAGACTCTTAGAACTTTAGACTCTCAGAACCTTACACTCAGAACTTTAGACACTTAGAACTTTAGACTCTCAGAACCTTACACTCAGAACTTTAGACCCTTAGAACTTTAGACCCTTAGAACTTTAGACCCTTAGAACTTTAGACCCTTAGAACCTTACACTCAGAACTTTAGACACTTAGAACTTTAGACTCTTAGAACTTTACACTCAGAACTTTAGACCCTTAGAACTTTAGACCCTTAGAACTTTAGACCCTTAGAACTTTATACTTAGAACTTTAGACCCTTAGAATCTTACACTTAGAACTTTAGACTCTTAGAACCTTACACTCAGAACTTTAGACCCTTAGAACTTTAGACCCTTAGAACTTTATACTCAGAACTTTAGACCCTTAGAATCTTACACTTAGAACTTTAGACCCTTAGAACCTTACACTCAGAACTTTAGACACTTAGAACTTTAGACTCTCAGAACCTTACACTCAGAACTTTAGACCCTTAGAACTTTAGACCCTTAGAACTTTAGACCCTTAGAACCTTACACTCAGAACTTTAGACACTTAGAACTTTAGACCCTTAGAACCTTAAACCGAACTTTTAGACCCTTAGAACTTTAGACCCTTAGAACTTTATACTCAGAACTTTAGACCCTTAGAATCTTACACTTAGAACTTTAGACCCTTAGAACCTTACACTCAGAACTTTAGACACTTAGAACTTTAGACTCTTAGAACTTTACACTCAGAACTTTAGACCCTTAGAACTTTAGACCCTTAGAACTTTTGGGACCCTTTTAGAACCTTACACCTTtggaacttttaaatttagaacTTTAGACTCTTAGAACTTTAGACTCTCAGAACCTTACACTAGAACCTTTAGACACTTAGAACTTTAGACTTCCAGAACCTTACACTAGAACTTTAGGACCCTTTAGAACTTTAGACCCCAGAACCTTTAGACCCTTAGAAACTTTAGACCCCTTAGAACCTTACACTAGAAATTTAGACACTTAGAACCTTAGACTCCTTTGGAACCTTACACTGAACCTTTAGACCCTTAGAACTTTTGGGACCTTAGAACTTTAGGGACCTTAGAACCTTACACTTTGGAACTTTAGGATAATTTGAACTTTGGGACTCTTAGGAACTTTAGACTCTTAGAACCTTACACTCAGAACTTTAGACACTTAGAACTTTAGACTCTCAGAACCTTACACCTGAACTTGGACCCTTGAACTTTAGGCCCTTAGAACCCTTTAGAACTTTAGACCCTTAGAAACTTTAACCTTTAGAACCTTTAGACCCTTAGAACTTTAACCCTTTAGAACTTAATTTAGAACTTTAGACATTAGAACCTTTGGGACTTCTTAGAACTTTAGACTCTCAGAACTTTAGACCCTTAGAACTTTAGACTGAGAACCTCAGACTCTCAGACTTGAAACCTTAGCCCCTTAGAGCTTTAATCTCAGATGCTTTGGGCTCTCGGAACCTCAGAACCTTCGAATTTTCAGGAAAGTTCCTCAGGGATCCTGGGGACTAAGGCTAGAGGGGAGGACGAGCCAAAGATGGGGATTTCTTCCCCGCCCCTCCCCGTGCCGCGCAGGCTGAGCCGGGCCGGCCAATCAGAGGGAGGGCggagggcggggcggggcgggactgagggcggggcggggccgggccCTGCTTCCTGTCTGGGAAGGAAGGCCTTCCTCTCAGCCCTGTGGGTCCTCGACGCTCTCTCTGGGGGGAGGCGCACGTGGGGATGCGTTCTCCTCAGAAGTAGGTGCTttttgggggggcggggagaggcGTGGGCCGGGGGCCGGCTTTGTTGGCCGGGGGAGGGGCAACCCTTCAGCAGCCCCGAGGGGACCCCCGGCtttgggtgggggagggggggtctaTGATGGCGGGACTATGATAGACAGGGTCCCTGCCCGAACCCCTTGTGCACAAACGCCCCCGCGCACCGTTCTTCTGCGCGTGTGTCCGCATTCACGGCGCTGCCCGAGGAAAGCCGCAGAAAAACGGGAAAAGGAGGAAGCACGGAAAAGCCGCAGAGGGCTCCGCCCCGAGTCCGTGGGCAGTGCCTGGAGCCGCCGCTTGTGGAAGGGGGCCGCGGCCGCGAGGGCTGGTCCTGGTGTGGGCTTGTTGCCGCGTCCGGCGACCGCTGGCCCTGCTCGGTTCCCCCAGCGGCGGTTCCTGTCGGTCTCccccccaggcctctctgaagtcctCCTGCTGGTCGCTTCTGACACGACACTGTCCCATCCCACTCACGTGCGGCGATTCCCCCAGCGGCCTCCGCGGCGCCGGGCTCGGGTCCCTGTTCCTGCCGCCACAAAGAGGGCCGCCCGAACATGTGCGCACGGAGGCTCGCTTCCCTGTTTTGTGGTTTCTGTGGCGCACAGGCCCAGTGGTGGGGTCGGAAGCTGGCTCACACCTTTGAGCGCAGCCCCGAGTcactctccagaacggttggacgGGCGGCCCAGcttccccgcatcccctccaacggTTCCAATCATCTCCTCCTGCCATCTTAGCCGACCGGAGAAGTGTGTAGTTATGCCTCAGAGTTGTCAGGTCACTTCTATATATAccaattattttttccccaattgctTAAAACAACGGctttttaaccatttttaaaaaaagttttgagtttcccTCTTTCCCGTTCTGGAGACGGCAAACAGCCGGATCCAGGCTCTGCACCTACAGTGGTGCGCATCCTTCCCGTGTGAGTCATTTGCTCGGACCACCTGGGTAGCAAGAAGGTAAGTAAGTCCTGGCATGGCGTGGCTAGCAGCGTCCGCCAGCCGGAGGAGGATACCTGCCGCCTGTGCGTGGGCTGGAGGAGCCTGGGAATGCGCAGAGTCATCTGTCTTCAAGCATGTGAAGAGCTATCCTTTGGGAGGGGCTGGATTTTTTCAGAGGGGACAACTTGGAGCAAAGGCTGGAAGGGACCTAGAAGCAGATCTAGGCTtaagaaaaagaagtacaaagttAGAGCTATGCAAAAGTGGATGGACGGCCTTGGGAGATGATGAATTTCCCAATCACTGGAAATCTCAAGTCAGGGCtgaatggttatttttttctgaacCGATACACACGGTATTCTCAGTTGGGAAGGCATTGGGCTGCATGGCCTCAGCGTCTGTTACAAGTCTAAGATTTTGTGAGACGATGGATAGTGAGAGATGGGAGGTAGAAGTTGGAGGAAGAGGGAACTGGCAGGAAATTTGAAATaagagaataagggaaaaggggagaaaaggggagcaTGGGCGCTTACTCAGTCACTGACTGGCTTAACAGCCCCATCCTTCCCCACGTTTTTCCAGTACTAGCTGCTCCATGAAGGCCGAGACCACctcatctttcaagaaaaaataCTTCTATTTCCAGCTATTCCTGTTCCTGCTTTTGCAACTGTTGTTTACCCTGAGCCTCCTTTCTTATTGGTACCTGCTCCCTCAGTCCATGCAGAACTATTGCCCCCCTAAGCAGGTTGCACCACCCGTCACCCCCGTGTTCATCATCCTGCTGTGGACATGGCCTTTTAATGACCTCTACTCCCTTCAAGGACTCCGTTGCTTGGGCCCCTGGGTCAGGGAGGCAAACTGCCAAATCACACTGAACCGCACTTGGTATGAGCGGGCGCATGCGGTCATCATCCACCACCGGGAAGTGAGTCTCATGCCCTCCAAGCAACTGCCCCCCGAGCCCCGGCCCACTGGCCAGCGATGGGTCTGGCTCAGCCTGGAGTCACCCAGCCACTTGGATAACCTAGCCGCTATGGATGGCCTCTTCAACCTGACCATGACCTATCGCACTGACTCGGACATCTTCACCCCTTATGGCTGGCTCAGACCACGGCAGGAACAGGAGAATGGCTCCTTAACTCAACCTCCCTTTCCCAAAACCAAGCTGGTGGCCTGGGTGGTGAGTAACTGGAATGAAGACTCCACACGGGTAAAGTACTTCCGGAGGCTACAGCCTTATCTGCCTGTGGATGTCTATGGGAGAAATCACCTGCCGTTACCAGTCAAAAATCAGCAGAGAGTTCTCTCCACGTACAAGTTCTACCTGGCCTTTGAGAACTCTCAGCACCAGGACTACATCACAGAGAAGCTTTGGCAGAATGCCCTGAAGTCCTGGGCCGTCCCCGTAGTGTACGGCCCACCGAGGCACAACTACGAGCGCTTCCTGCCGCCCGATGCCTTTATCCATGTGAGTGACTTCAAGAGCCCCTGGGAACTGGCCACCTACCTCATGAAGCTGGATGCAGATGAGAAGCACTACTTGTCATACTTCCAGTGGCGGAAGCACCTGGAGGTGGTAACAAGGCCTGGCTGGTTCCAGGAATTCTGCAAGGCATGCCGGATCCTCCTGGAGCCCCCCACGTACCGGACCCTGCCAGCACTGTCCAAGTGGTTCTCCTGAGGGGCACCCCTCCTATCCAGAGTCTTCTAGTGGCGTGAGTGAGCTGATGTTCAAAAGAGGCGGGATGGCACACTGCCTTCCTAGAGGCCTCTTCTCCCGCTGGATATTTCGAGTGATGACATCCTTTAGTAATGTCCTTCTAGTGGCGAGGTTGGGTCACATTCCCACTGGTGACCACCACAGTAATGTCTCCCACTCGCGACCTTCAGAGGCGTCTCCCAAAGGGATCTTTCCATCTATGACATCTTCCACTGATGACCTTTGGTGACATTTGCCTCTCGTGATCTGCGGCTATATCCTACACTCAAGACTTGAAATTCTCCTCTCCGTGACTCTCAGAAACATCAAAAGTGACCTTTGCTGTTTCTCACAAGTGACCTTGGCCACCAGTGATCCCAAGGGAGTTccagcgaaacaagcagaaccaggaatacattgtacacaggaacagcaagaCATCTCCAAATGTCAGTTGGTTATCTTGAACTGAATAGATTGTAGGCGTCTCAAGTTCAACATGGCCAGaactgaactcattttcttttccccaaaactcttctctcttcctaatttccctattgCTTTTGAGGGTACCAACAGCTTCCCCAGCCTTCCAGGTTCACAGGCTaggtctttctcctctccttattGGATCATTTAGTCAAGTACGTATTTGCTGAATCTCTACTGTATGGCAGtctctgtgctaaatgctggggttacaaagaagggcaaaagatGGCTTTGCCCTTAAGGAGTTCCCAGTCAAATAAGGGAgataacaatcaatcaatcaacatttttttaagcactcactatgtgccagtGCTAACAAGCAGATGTATAGATAGAAACAAACTATACACAGGATTGATAGGAAATCattgataagaaaaggcactagGCTTAAGAGAGATTGAAGATGGACCCCCCagggaagccaagaggcagagaagaggaggaagagtattCCTGGCTTGGGGAAGAGCCTGAGCTGAGTGATGCAGTATCTTGTTTATGGAACCCAGGAGATCAGTGTCCTGGCTCAAAAATAGATGAAGAGGTGTAAGAAGAGGGCCTAGGTTAGGGAGGACTGGGAATGTCAGACAgccttttgtatttgatcctggaggttgCTGAGTGCCCACAGCCAGCCAGAGCCAGCCCCAGTGTCCGGGAAGGGAAGGGGCGGATTCGAGAGGTGCGGGAGAATGGCAAACACTTGGATATGGGGGGTGGTGAGCGACTGGGGGAGTGCAGGTTGGGCCTTAAGGACAAGTGGTCCTTGGGAGGCCGGCATTACAAGAGCCTTCAGGTGGATCTCTCTGCCTCTAGTCTCTCCTCCCTCCAACTTATCCTCCACTCAGCCTCGGTGTTCTTAAAAGCCTGATCATGTCCTTCCCCTCTTAGATAAGCTCTAATGGCTCCCTGTTCCTCCAGGACCAACGAGAGAACCTTCTCTTCAGCTTTCTCATCCCTTTCCACTTTCCTACTTTCCAGTCCATTCATGCTTTACTCCCTACCCAGGGACATGGGTCTCTCTCCCAATTGCCAACATTTTCATTGACTGGCtgtctctcatgcctggaattctccctcttcatctctacctcctggcttcctcaAACCTCTATTAAAGTCCTACCTTCTAGAAGCAGTCTTTCCCAGTCTTCTTCTCTTTGCGACTGCTTCTGGTTTATTTGCAcatgttgtttgcatgttgtttcctccattagcaGCATTAGTTTTGCCTTCTTTTGCATCCTCAGTGACTAGCACAGTGCCAAAgtccatagtaggcacttaattatcctttttgatttgaattgGCCCTTGATTAATCCCCTAACCTTGTGGGATCCACACTTTACAAACTAGGAAACTAAGACCATGTTTACATTGGTCCCACTGAGATCCAAGTGTGAGCCTGAAGTTTCCTTCCTCTGTAGTCAGGGAAAACTCCCCGGAAAAAACCATAGATGCTGGGGATTCTCTAGTCTACCTCTATCTTTTGACAGGAGGGGATCCTGTGGCCTAGAGAGAGGAAATCACTTGCTTAAGGTGACAAGGTACTAAGTTCCAGAAAAGTAATTCAAACCCATGTCCTGTGACTGCAAATTCAGTTCTCTGCTTTACTAAGCCGGAATCAGGCTGTCTGGGttcagtgcctgccacatagatGTTAAATAAAGGGTTATTGAATAAGATGAGGAGGGAACCTCCTTATTCCCAGTCTGCCTGTTTCTAAATGTGTGTCCCCCAAATCTCTTGACTGAGTATCGGGAGAAATCCCTTTGGCTGGGAGAAAAGACTACCAGAAGCCATTATTGTCAATCATGAAATAGTAATATGGGAAGAGAATTCATAAATAATCTAGTCTACCCCATACCCCAAAAGgcatcccccccacccccgtaACAGCCATTTTATCTTCCTGAAGACCTCCAGGCAGGAGATGGGGAATGGGGAGAGCAGTCCTTACCTCTGAGCATTTCTAATGCTCACAAATGAGCATTTCCTGGCTTCAAACTGTTTGAAGTTGTACTAGGAGAGAAAAATTCCGACTAGAATTTGACCTCATGGGAGAAAAGAGCAATAGGACAGAGACGGGGACTATAAGAGTCCGTGCAGAGCAGGGAGCCCACTTCTAGGCTCAGGGGGTGAGGGAGGCACCTTTCTTGGTGTTCTGGAAGTTGGTAATGACTTCCAGACCAACCTTGGGTGTTCTGGAAGCAGGAAGGAGATGGGCACTTCAAAACAGCTCCTTTTGGGGCTCAGACTGCTGTCATGCTTCAGAGCCCATAAAGGGGTGACATGGGAACCCCAGCAGGGATGAGGGGAGCAGGagtgggaaagaagggaagcaGACCAGGGCCGAGTTCTAGGGACCAGGATCGAGTTCTAGGGAGCAGGTTCAGAGAGCACCAAAGAATAGctctatctccatctctgtctgtctgtgtctgtatgtctTTCTGCATTTCTGGGTGTGTCTGTGTATTTGTGTAAGTCTTTACGTGTATATATTATGTCTGTGTTGCTACATCCATGTCTAAGCATGACttgttaaatgtttgttgactgaataCATCTGTTTCTTTATGCATTTCTTGGGGTGTTtcatctatttctctttgtctttcctctCTGGCTTTCTCAGGAGCCTGGGATGGGGGAGTGGGGTGGAGACAGGGGTTTGTTAGATGAACTAGCATCTTCACCACCCATACATCCGGGGGCCTCTAGGCCTGCTGAAGTCAGGATATGGGAGGGCCTGCAGGGAAACCTTTCCCTCAGCCCGTGTTCTGGAGATGCTCTGGCCCAGGGCCACAGTTTCCCCTTGACTGCCATGTGGGCTGGGGCTCAGAATGGTGGGACCTCTTGTTCACCCCTACACACATCCGACTCCCCACTTTGGGCTTTTCTAACAGGGCCTGGGCTCCCGGGCTCACCCCAGaaccttctcctctccccccagtGGCTGAGACCTCTGCAGAATCAGCAAAAGGAGGTTCCTGAGAACCCCAGTTTTAAACCACAGGTTGACCACAACCCCTGCAGATTCAGACCTCAGGCTTGAGGACCGGTGGGAATGGGACCTTCCCAGCCAAGCTCACAGGGAGGGCTTCCCACAGCAGACCACCCTGGTGGGCCTGTCTGAGGGCTGGGTCTCCCACTGTCTCTCCAAGAAGTTGCCTCCCTGGCCCTTGCCAGCAATGTTCACCCtgactttcccctcttttcccacaGGAGGAGTTCAACAagtcatagaatgtcagaattggaagggatattTGGAagtagaacacagaatatcagaacttggagggcccttagaacacagaatgctaGAGCTAGGAGGGCCTTTGGAACATAGAATGACAAAGTCACGAAGGACCTCAGGACATGGAACTTTGGCTGTCAGGGCTGGGAGagtccttagaacacaggatgtcagagctgggagggtccttagaacccgggatgtcagagctgggagggcccttagaacccaggaggtcagagctgggagggcccttagaacccaggatgtcagaactgggagggtccttagaacccaggaggtcagagctgggagggtccttagaacctgGGAGGGCAgggctgggagggtccttagaacacaggatgtcaggactgggagggtccttagaacctgGGAGGTCAAGGCTGGGAGGGCCCCTAGAACACAATGTCAGGGCTGGGATCACAAAGTCAACCCCCACTGAAGAAAAGAGTCTTTGGCCGGGCCAGGACTGCATTCAGTGGCTCTGTACTTCTGGATGCCATGCTTCTGTCAGTGCACCTAAAAACAATCTCAAGATTGAGCAGAAAGGGGTCGGGGCCATCTAGACTGGCCCTCCAATTCACAGAGGAGGAAGCAGAGATTCCCAAGAGCACCAGCTGGTGTCAGGAGGGGGATCCGGGTCTGCAGCCTGAGAGCTGGAAAGCTTGGGAGACGTCTGGCCCGACTCCTGAGACCCCAGGGAGGCCAGGCCCGGTGTCCCACAGGTAACCCCTTTCTCCTGGTCTGACTCCAGCACCCTTCCAAGCTAAGTGAGCTTTTACAGAGGCAGAAAATGCCAGTGCAGGGGAGGCTTGCACCCCCCCCAAGGGGGCAGTCTCCCAACCCAGGCACAGGCTTGCTCTAGGTCTGTTGGGTCCCCAGCTGCCGGGCCCAGGGGCCCTGCTTTCTTAGGCTGCacgtctcccccctcccccatctcccagGGGCCCTGTCTCCCTCCTACTCCAGGCTCTGGGCCGTGGGATCAGGCCCGTCTCCTGTGCCATGGGAAGATGGATTGGGTTTTGCCAACAGTCCAGAAATCTGATACCCCCCGGGGGCCTGGACTGTCAGGAATTGGGGCAACAACAGCACAGAAATAAAACCTGGGCCCTTCTATCTGGGAACACTCATAAATGTCCTGTCCCCTCCACTCCCTTGCTCAGCCCCAGGGCCTGGGCCCAGCGGGGGATGGGTCTCCATTCAGCCAGGCGCCACCACCAGCTTTGGCCCACACTGGGGCGGGCACTCTggggcccaatctcccccaggcCCTGCAGGGAGAAAGGAGGTATTTTTATCCCAAGAAAGGAGATGGATGATTTGGAATTTCTTTGGGGGctgagaggaggggaggaaagtgCTAGGGTGGGGCAGGGTGCTACTGAAATGTCTGGAAGTTGGGAAACGAAAGCCCTCAGTGGCCTGTGCAAACTGGGCAAATCATCCTCGCCCTCTGGCACCCAGCCCCTCCCTCAGACTCAACTGGCCAACACCTTCCCTGGGCACTGAGGCAGGAGAGCGGGCGCCCCACTGGGACCTGGAATTGGGGAGACCCAAGGTGGGATCCCGGCTCGAGGCTTCAGCTCCAAGACGGGGCTGACAGTGCCAGAGTCTGGGCCAGGAAACTGTCCCGTGCTTCTATATGTTCTCATCCCAGTCCCCAGATCTGCAGCAAACGTCTGGTCCTCCCTGGGCTTCAGGGGCAGCTGGACCGGATGGACGGGCGGGAAGGCTGCCTACAACTTTGAGTCCCATGCTCCTATGACAGGGGAGTCTTGGCTCCCAGGCGCCCTAAGCACTTGTCTCTGGCTGGAGCACACGGACCTCAGTACCCCCTCCCTGGGGCCTCGGCCTCGGGGCACAGAGAGAGTTCAGGGGCAGAAGGTGAATGTGGGGGGGCAGCCCCAAAGGGAGAGTGGGTGACTCCAAACCACTGAACCAGCTCCAGCCCCAGGGTAACCTGGGACTCTGAGAAACAAATTAACCAACCCAAACCACTCATTGGGAGCGGCTGTGTCATTGCCTCCCTGGTCTGGACTTGTCCCAGAGCCTGGTTAGGATGTGGATAGTTAGTGGGTGAAGGGAGAGGAACCTGGTCGGAAATCATCCCACTACCTTATTATCCCAATGAAAACTTTAGCCTGCCCTTCCTACTTCCCTACTGGAAACTCTAACTCCATCACTGCTCCCGCTTATCTACCTAGTGGAAATTACTCCCACCGTCCCCCTTCCTCACTCTGATGGACCCTATTCCaacttcccccttcctttctatATCTATTCTAAGATATTTCTATCTTAAGTATTCTGCCTCCTTATCACTAAGGAAAACTAACCCTAACCCACAACACTTCCTTATGAACTCAGCGGAAATCTTACTCCTTCCATCCCATTCCCTCATTATATCCATAGAAACTCCATCCTGGCCACCCTGCTTCCAGGCTtcgggaagggaaagggaaattctTAAAAGAACGGAGCCCG of the Sarcophilus harrisii chromosome 1, mSarHar1.11, whole genome shotgun sequence genome contains:
- the FUT6 gene encoding alpha-(1,3)-fucosyltransferase 6, which translates into the protein MKAETTSSFKKKYFYFQLFLFLLLQLLFTLSLLSYWYLLPQSMQNYCPPKQVAPPVTPVFIILLWTWPFNDLYSLQGLRCLGPWVREANCQITLNRTWYERAHAVIIHHREVSLMPSKQLPPEPRPTGQRWVWLSLESPSHLDNLAAMDGLFNLTMTYRTDSDIFTPYGWLRPRQEQENGSLTQPPFPKTKLVAWVVSNWNEDSTRVKYFRRLQPYLPVDVYGRNHLPLPVKNQQRVLSTYKFYLAFENSQHQDYITEKLWQNALKSWAVPVVYGPPRHNYERFLPPDAFIHVSDFKSPWELATYLMKLDADEKHYLSYFQWRKHLEVVTRPGWFQEFCKACRILLEPPTYRTLPALSKWFS